The following are encoded together in the Streptomyces sp. NBC_00358 genome:
- a CDS encoding DUF2071 domain-containing protein: protein MPDSGSPRRYHRTMHPVEPVTPRAPRELRRTLFRQNWRDLVFLHWPVDPFQVARLLPPGTVPDLHNGRTYVGLVFFRMRDLAFGDTPAIPYLGSFDEVNVRLYGRDALGRRGVVFRSLECDRLVPVLAADASFRLPYRWSRIHSRWFDNRLLYRTSRRGAPSAGARVWLEVAGTPMAPDPVEEFLTNRWGLHGRAFGRSYYLPNTHPE, encoded by the coding sequence GTGCCCGACAGTGGATCGCCCCGCCGGTATCACCGGACCATGCACCCCGTGGAGCCGGTGACCCCTCGCGCGCCGCGGGAATTGCGGCGGACCCTCTTCCGGCAGAACTGGCGCGACCTGGTGTTCCTGCACTGGCCTGTAGACCCGTTCCAGGTGGCCCGGCTTCTGCCGCCCGGAACCGTCCCCGACCTCCACAACGGCCGCACGTACGTCGGCCTGGTCTTCTTCCGCATGCGCGATCTCGCCTTCGGTGACACCCCGGCGATCCCGTATCTCGGATCCTTCGACGAGGTCAATGTCCGCCTCTACGGCCGGGACGCGCTGGGGCGCCGCGGAGTGGTGTTCCGCTCGCTGGAATGCGACCGGCTGGTGCCCGTCCTGGCCGCCGACGCGTCCTTCCGGCTCCCCTATCGGTGGTCCCGCATCCACAGCCGCTGGTTCGACAACCGCCTGCTGTACCGGACCAGCCGCCGCGGAGCACCGAGCGCCGGGGCCCGCGTGTGGCTCGAGGTAGCCGGCACCCCCATGGCGCCGGACCCCGTCGAGGAGTTCCTCACGAACCGCTGGGGATTGCACGGACGTGCGTTCGGACGCTCCTACTACCTCCCCAACACCCACCCCGAGTGA
- a CDS encoding SDR family NAD(P)-dependent oxidoreductase translates to MVISRAGILVPGATGVLGTALALRLHEQGAAVAVAGRDREGLARVSRACGDAPARAFDAYDLAQCARTVTWAAGELGGLDAVVVCVGVTAFGPAESVSDAVAEHLFTVNTLAPLAFLRAALPVVEPGGVVAAITGVVADSPSAGMADYSASKAGLAAWLRGVRREQRASGVAVLEIRLPHVETGFAGRAVLGTPPVLPPGLPVAEAVDAIVAALSAGARVVKPGRDAPLDVER, encoded by the coding sequence ATGGTCATCAGCCGTGCGGGGATCCTGGTTCCCGGCGCAACGGGAGTCCTCGGCACCGCCCTGGCTCTGCGGCTGCACGAGCAGGGAGCCGCCGTGGCCGTTGCGGGCCGGGACCGCGAAGGCCTCGCCCGCGTGTCCCGGGCCTGCGGCGACGCCCCCGCCCGCGCTTTCGACGCGTACGACCTCGCGCAGTGCGCACGCACGGTGACCTGGGCCGCAGGGGAACTCGGCGGGCTGGACGCGGTCGTCGTCTGCGTCGGCGTTACCGCCTTCGGACCGGCCGAGTCGGTGAGCGACGCCGTGGCCGAGCATCTGTTCACCGTCAATACGCTGGCTCCCCTGGCGTTTCTGCGAGCCGCGCTTCCCGTCGTCGAGCCGGGCGGCGTGGTCGCGGCGATCACGGGCGTCGTCGCCGACTCGCCCTCGGCGGGCATGGCCGACTACTCCGCGTCCAAGGCGGGCCTGGCCGCTTGGCTCCGGGGGGTCCGGCGCGAGCAGCGGGCGTCCGGGGTCGCGGTGCTGGAGATCCGTCTGCCCCATGTGGAGACGGGATTCGCCGGCCGAGCCGTTCTCGGAACGCCTCCCGTGCTGCCGCCGGGGCTGCCCGTCGCCGAGGCGGTGGACGCGATCGTCGCCGCGCTCTCGGCCGGCGCCCGAGTGGTGAAGCCGGGCCGTGACGCCCCGCTCGACGTCGAGCGGTAG